In the genome of Methylotenera mobilis JLW8, the window TTACTTCTTTCGGGTCGGCAACAAGTGGGCGATATATTTCTACACGGTCTAAATGACGCAGCTTTGTGTCCAGCTTGGTGAGTTTGCCAAAAATACCTATTTTATTGATGCTTAAATCAATGTTAGGGAATTTTTCCATGATTCCAGAAGCCTTGATTGCATCTTTCGCGCTGGTGCCGTCATGCACTTTGATGGGGATGATCAATTGCTCATCAGGTAAT includes:
- a CDS encoding RnfH family protein — protein: MSLPTEITVEVAYALPDEQLIIPIKVHDGTSAKDAIKASGIMEKFPNIDLSINKIGIFGKLTKLDTKLRHLDRVEIYRPLVADPKEVRKQRAADGKAMKKGGGDVSA